Proteins encoded by one window of Juglans regia cultivar Chandler chromosome 15, Walnut 2.0, whole genome shotgun sequence:
- the LOC109014070 gene encoding tetratricopeptide repeat protein 33 codes for MKLTWKNNSKNSKKRSLAAVSNFPNLPFEHHQEDDEANNSSNTQLKKKENGSEGLASLDSSDSSDAKQLAQSFQTQGNKLAEDGKYREALGKWEAALTLMPELAVLHEQKAQILLEIGDSWNSLKAATRATELEPSWAEAWITLGRAQLNFGEPDSAVESFDKALSIKPDCEEAQDDRYTALHLIKRRKQLHSAGVSSTQNRFSVGDETKSS; via the exons ATGAAACTGACATGGAAGAACAACAGTAAGAACAGCAAGAAGCGTTCTCTGGCCGCCGTATCAAACTTCCCAAACCTCCCTTTTGAGCACCATCAGGAAGACGACGAAGCTAATAACAGCAGCAATACACAGCTTAAAAAAAAGGAGAACGGTAGTGAGGGATTAGCTTCTCTCGATTCCTCTGATTCATCGGACGCCAAGCAACTTGCCCAGTCCTTTCAGACGCAGGGAAACAAGCTCGCCGAG gATGGGAAATACCGGGAAGCACTGGGAAAATGGGAGGCTGCTCTTACTTTGATGCCTGAACTTGCAGTTTTACATGAACAAAAAGCTCAGATTTTGCTTGAAATCGGAGACTCATGGAACAGTTTGAAGGCAGCCACTC GTGCTACCGAATTGGAGCCATCATGGGCTGAG GCATGGATCACCCTTGGTAGAGCACAGTTGAACTTTGGGGAGCCTGATAGTGCTGTTGAAAGCTTTGACAAAGCGTTATCCATCAAG CCTGATTGTGAAGAGGCTCAAGACGATAGGTATACTGCCTTGCATCTTATAAAGAGGCGAAAGCAGCTCCATTCAGCAGGCGTGAGCAGTACTCAAAATCGCTTCTCCGTTGGTGATGAGACCAAAAGCTCCTGA
- the LOC109014071 gene encoding probable acyl-activating enzyme 5, peroxisomal: MELLKPSAANFYPLTILGFLERAATVYADCPSIVYNTNLYTWSQTYRRCLQVASSLSSIGIQRHDVVSVVAPNIPAMYELHFAVPMCGAILNNINTRLDARTISALLCHSESKLVFVDQESSSVIHEAISFFPPNSYLPLLVLIEDGEVSLPPISNTAKFVTTYSHMVDNGDPDFKWIHPKSEWDPMILNYTSGTTSSPKGVVHSYRGIFIITVVSLINWSIPAQSVYLWTLPMFHVNGWSFTWGMAAVGGTNICLRKFDVLTTYSLIKRHGVTHMCGAPVVLNMLSNSPKVETLTNPVHFLTAGAPPPAVVIYRSELLGFIVSHGYGLTETAGIILSCAWKKHWNSLPGAERAKLKERQGVKTIGLVEVDVLDPRTGESVNWDGTSLGEIVLRGGSVMLGYLKDPEATSKCMREDGWFYTGDVGVIHPDSYLEIKDRSKDVIISGGENICSAEVESVLYSNPAVNEAAVVARPDEFWGETPCVFLSLKTDLVEKPSEKEIIDFCRIRLPHYMAPKKVVFRDELPKTSTGKVEKFLLREIAKAII, translated from the coding sequence ATGGAATTACTCAAACCAAGTGCTGCAAACTTTTACCCCCTAACCATATTAGGGTTCTTGGAAAGAGCAGCAACTGTGTATGCTGATTGTCCTTCAATTGTGTACAACACCAACTTGTACACGTGGTCGCAGACTTACCGTAGATGCCTCCAGGTGGCATCGTCCCTATCGTCCATCGGCATCCAAAGGCATGATGTGGTGTCTGTGGTGGCCCCCAACATCCCCGCCATGTACGAGCTCCACTTTGCCGTGCCCATGTGCGGTGCCATACTCAACAACATCAATACTCGCCTCGATGCCCGCACCATCTCCGCACTTCTCTGCCATAGTGAATCGAAGCTCGTCTTCGTTGACCAGGAATCATCTTCTGTCATCCATGAAGCAATCTCTTTTTTCCCACCTAATTCCTACCTCCCACTTCTCGTCCTCATTGAGGACGGAGAGGTCTCACTACCACCAATATCAAACACTGCCAAGTTCGTCACCACTTATTCTCACATGGTGGATAATGGTGATCCAGACTTCAAGTGGATCCACCCTAAGAGCGAGTGGGACCCCATGATTCTAAACTACACGTCTGGGACAACCTCTTCTCCAAAGGGTGTGGTCCACTCCTACAGAGGAATCTTCATCATCACCGTAGTTTCTCTCATCAATTGGTCAATCCCAGCTCAATCTGTTTACTTGTGGACCCTACCGATGTTTCATGTTAATGGCTGGAGCTTCACATGGGGGATGGCAGCTGTCGGTGGGACCAACATTTGCCTTCGTAAATTCGATGTGTTGACAACCTACAGCTTGATCAAACGACACGGTGTCACACACATGTGTGGAGCACCTGTCGTCCTCAACATGCTATCAAACTCTCCCAAAGTTGAGACCCTCACAAACCCAGTACACTTCCTTACCGCCGGAGCACCACCGCCGGCAGTTGTAATCTATCGATCTGAGTTGCTTGGTTTCATAGTAAGCCATGGCTATGGACTAACCGAAACGGCTGGCATCATTCTGTCTTGTGCATGGAAAAAACATTGGAATTCGTTACCAGGAGCAGAGAGGGCTAAGCTCAAAGAAAGACAAGGCGTGAAAACCATAGGACTAGTCGAAGTAGATGTCTTGGATCCTCGTACCGGGGAAAGTGTGAATTGGGACGGGACTTCCCTTGGAGAAATAGTGTTGAGAGGTGGAAGTGTAATGCTAGGTTATCTCAAGGACCCAGAGGCCACTTCCAAATGCATGAGAGAGGACGGTTGGTTCTACACAGGAGACGTAGGAGTGATACATCCAGATTCATATTTGGAGATTAAAGATCGGTCCAAGGATGTGATTATCAGCGGTGGTGAGAATATATGCAGTGCAGAGGTTGAGTCAGTGTTGTACTCGAATCCAGCAGTTAACGAGGCGGCCGTGGTGGCTCGACCGGATGAGTTTTGGGGAGAGACGCCTTGTGTGTTTTTGAGTTTGAAGACTGACTTGGTTGAGAAACCTAGTGAGAAGGAAATAATAGATTTCTGCAGGATTAGGTTGCCGCATTATATGGCGCCCAAGAAGGTGGTGTTCAGGGATGAGCTTCCCAAGACTTCAACGGGGAAAGTTGAAAAGTTTCTTTTAAGAGAAATTGCCAAGGCCATCATCTGA
- the LOC109014073 gene encoding chalcone synthase-like: MASVEKIREPQRAHGPATILAIGTANPANCIYQKDYPDFYFRVTKSEHMTELKEKFKRICEKSRITKRYFHLTEEILKANPNMCKYKAPSLNARQDIVVTEVPSLGKAAALKAIEEWGQPISKITHLVFCTMTGIDMPGADYQLTKLLGLNSSINRYMIYQQGCHAGGTALRLAKDLAENNASARVLVVCSENTTMLFNGPSETHLDILVGQAIFADGAAAAIIGANPDNSIEHPLFEIAWARQSIVPGSEGAIVDHIREMGISLYLARNLPKLVGSNIKNNMAEAFTPIGIKDWNSLFYVVHTGGAAILDQIQENLGLKEDKLRASRHVLSNYGNVGSPCVLFILDEVRKKSLEEGKTTTGDGLEWGVLFGFGPGLTVEAVVLHSIPIREKTTTKKRYFHLTEEILKENPSMCKYGAPSLDARQEMVVPEVPKLGKEAALKAIQEWGQPVSKITHLVFCTSSGVDMPGADYQLTKLLGLNPSVNRYMIYKQNSYAGGTALRIAKDLAENNAGARVLVVCSEIVAMFFHGPSENHLDILKSQALFADGAAAVIVGANLDTLTEHPLFELVWASQAIVPNTEGASVGYLREMGVTFHLSETLPYVIGSNIENSMATAFSSISGGISDWNSLFYVVHPGLGTILDQIQENLGLKEDKLKASWHVLSEYGNMLGPSVLFVLDEMRKKSKEEGKKTTGDGLEWGVLFGFGSGLTVETVVLHSIPIITPPCGSATS, encoded by the exons ATGGCGTCAGTTGAAAAAATCCGGGAGCCACAGCGTGCACATGGCCCGGCGACTATACTAGCCATCGGAACAGCGAACCCAGCAAACTGCATCTACCAAAAGGACTATCCGGATTTCTACTTCCGTGTGACTAAGAGCGAGCACATGACCGAATTGAAGGAAAAGTTCAAGCGCATAT GCGAGAAATCAAGGATAACAAAGCGTTACTTCCACCTTACTGAGGAGATTCTAAAGGCCAACCCAAACATGTGCAAGTACAAGGCTCCATCTTTGAATGCACGTCAAGATATCGTAGTCACTGAGGTTCCCAGCCTCGGCAAGGCAGCAGCCTTGAAAGCTATCGAAGAATGGGGCCAACCCATCTCAAAAATCACGCACCTTGTATTCTGCACAATGACTGGAATCGACATGCCCGGTGCAGATTATCAGCTCACCAAGCTCCTCGGCCTGAATTCATCAATAAATAGATACATGATCTACCAACAAGGTTGTCATGCCGGTGGGACAGCCCTTCGACTTGCCAAGGATCTTGCCGAGAACAATGCAAGTGCACGTGTGCTTGTGGTGTGTTCAGAGAACACGACGATGCTTTTCAATGGGCCATCTGAAACCCACCTAGACATTTTGGTAGGCCAAGCAATTTTTGCAGATGGCGCAGCTGCAGCAATTATCGGTGCCAATCCTGATAACTCGATTGAGCATCCACTATTCGAAATAGCATGGGCTAGACAGTCGATTGTCCCTGGTTCAGAGGGCGCAATTGTTGATCATATACGTGAAATGGGCATCTCGTTGTATTTAGCTAGAAATTTACCCAAGTTGGTTGGTAGCAACATTAAGAACAACATGGCTGAAGCATTTACCCCGATTGGAATAAAGGATTGGAACTCCTTGTTTTATGTGGTTCACACTGGTGGCGCGGCTATTCTTGAccaaatacaagaaaatcttgGTCTAAAAGAGGACAAACTTAGGGCAAGTCGGCATGTTCTGAGCAATTACGGGAACGTGGGCAGTCCATGTGTGCTATTTATCCTTGATGAGGTGAGGAAGAAGTCTTTGGAGGAAGGAAAGACCACAACAGGAGATGGGTTGGAATGGGGGGTTCTGTTTGGGTTCGGACCGGGTCTCACAGTGGAGGCCGTTGTGTTGCATAGCATCCCAATAC GCGAGAAAACAACGACAAAAAAACGTTACTTCCATCTCACTGAAGAGATTCTGAAAGAGAACCCAAGCATGTGCAAGTATGGGGCCCCATCTTTGGATGCACGCCAAGAAATGGTGGTTCCTGAGGTACCTAAGCTTGGAAAAGAAGCAGCATTGAAGGCAATCCAAGAATGGGGGCAACCGGTCTCAAAGATCACACACCTTGTTTTCTGCACATCTTCGGGCGTGGACATGCCTGGGGCAGATTATCAGCTCACCAAGCTTCTTGGCCTCAATCCATCCGTCAACAGGTACATGATCTATAAACAAAACTCCTATGCTGGAGGGACTGCCCTTCGAATAGCCAAGGATCTTGCAGAGAACAATGCTGGTGCACGTGTTCTTGTCGTGTGCTCAGAAATTGTGGCCATGTTTTTTCATGGACCCTCGGAAAACCATCTAGACATTTTGAAAAGCCAAGCACTTTTTGCAGATGGTGCAGCAGCTGTTATTGTTGGGGCCAAtcttgataccttgactgaacATCCACTGTTTGAGCTAGTTTGGGCTAGCCAGGCAATTGTCCCAAATACAGAAGGTGCAAGTGTTGGATATTTACGTGAAATGGGCGTCACATTCCATTTATCTGAAACTTTGCCCTACGTGATTGGTAGCAACATCGAGAATAGCATGGCTACAGCATTTAGCTCAATCAGCGGCGGCATAAGTGATTGGAACTCTTTGTTTTACGTTGTTCATCCTGGTTTGGGGACGATTCTGGATCAGATCCAAGAAAATCTGGGTTTGAAAGAGGACAAACTCAAAGCAAGTTGGCATGTTCTAAGCGAGTATGGGAACATGTTGGGTCCTAGCGTGTTGTTTGTGCTTGATGAGATGAGGAAGAAATccaaggaagaaggaaagaaaacaacAGGAGATGGGTTGGAATGGGGAGTCTTGTTTGGGTTCGGTTCAGGTCTCACAGTGGAGACTGTTGTGTTGCATAGTATCCCCATAATTACGCCTCCCTGTGGTAGTGCTACTTCATGA